The Streptomyces sp. A2-16 sequence GGCGCTCGTGGCCCGAAGTGTGGGCGCCGACAAGGGACTTGAGTCGGAGCGCCGGTACACCACCCGGGTGCTGCCCGCCGGGGTCGTACGCGGGCTGCGGGACGCCGCCCTGGCCCGGCCGGGCGGTGCGGGCCGGGCGGGCGCGATCGTCGCCGGAGTGCTGACGGCCGCCGGTGGGTACGTCGTGGGCACCGTCCGGGCGCGGCGAGGAGGAGCCACGTTCCGGGTCGTCGACATCGAGGGGGAGAGAGATGGCTGAGGCGCCCGTACCGATCCTCATGTACCACGCGGTCGCGACCGACCCGAACGACGCCACCCGCGTGCTGTCGGTGTCCCCCGAGTCCTTCGCCCGGCAGATGGAGCTGATCGCGGAGTCGGGGCTCACGCCGATCAGGACCGCTGATCTCGCGGCCCGTTGGCGCGACGGCCGCCCGCTGCCCGAGCGGCCCGTCCTGATCACCTTCGACGACGGCTACGAGGGAGTCCACCGCCACGCGCTGCCCGTGCTCGCCAAGCACGGCTTCACGGCCACGGTGTTCGTCTCCACCGGCTGGATCAAGGGGCCGTACGACACGGGCGGCGGCCTGGACACCATGCTGGACTGGGACCAGGTCCGCGAACTCGCCGCGGCGGACGTCGAGATCGGCGGCCACACCCACACGCACCCGCAGCTCGACCAGCTCGACGACACCGCGCTGCGGCACGAGCTGATCCACTCCAAGGAGATCGTCACCGACGAACTCGGCACTGTCCCGCTCTCGCTCGCCTACCCGTACGGCTACTCCAGCCGGCGGGTGCGCGAGGCGGTGCGGGAGACGGGGTACGGCCAGGCGCTCGCCGTGAACAACGGCCTCGCGCGTCGGCGGCAGGGGCCGTACGCGCTGACGCGGCTGACCGTGCGCCGCTCCACCACGGCCGAGGAGTTCGAGCGGCTCGTCCAGGGCCGGGCGATCGCCCGGAGCTTCGCCAGGGACCGTGCCCTCACCAAGGGGTACGCGTTGGTCCGAAGAGCACGACAGGTCCGCCGGAAGGTCTCCCGTTCCCGTGTCTGACACGACGACCACGACCGAGCCCGAGTCGACCGCGGCCAAGGCGCCCGAGCAGTCGGGGCGCCGTCTTCGGCTGCCCGGACTGGGCCGACGCGCGGGCGGCGGCAACCAGCTGTTCCGCAACGCCTACGCCCTGATGCTCAACACCGGTATCTCCGCGGTGCTGGGCCTCGGCTTCTGGCTGGCCGCCGCCCGCTACTACTCCGAGTCGGCGGTCGGCCAGGGCTCCGCCGCGATCGCCGCGATGAAACTGCTGGCGGGCCTGACCGCGGTGACCCTGACCGGGGCGCTGGCCCGCTTCATACCGGTCGCGGGCCGGGCCACCGGCCGCCTCATCGCCCGTACGTACGCGGGCAGTTCGGTGATCGTGGCGGTCGCCGCGGTCGTCTTCCTGCTCACCCTGGACATGTGGGGGCCGTCGTACCGGTTCCTGCACGGACCGGTCAACGGCCTCGGCTTCGTCGCCGCCGTCGTCGCCTGGAACGTGCTCACCCTCCAGGACGGCGTGCTGACCGGGCTGCGCAGCGCGCTGTGGGTGCCGGTGGGCAACACCGTGTTCTCCGCGGTCAAGCTGGGACTGCTGGTCGCCTTCGCGGTGGCGATCCCGACGGCCGGTGTCTTCGTGTCGTGGGTCGCGGCGATCGCCGTCTCCGTGCTGCCGCTGGGCTGGCTG is a genomic window containing:
- a CDS encoding polysaccharide deacetylase family protein, with the protein product MAEAPVPILMYHAVATDPNDATRVLSVSPESFARQMELIAESGLTPIRTADLAARWRDGRPLPERPVLITFDDGYEGVHRHALPVLAKHGFTATVFVSTGWIKGPYDTGGGLDTMLDWDQVRELAAADVEIGGHTHTHPQLDQLDDTALRHELIHSKEIVTDELGTVPLSLAYPYGYSSRRVREAVRETGYGQALAVNNGLARRRQGPYALTRLTVRRSTTAEEFERLVQGRAIARSFARDRALTKGYALVRRARQVRRKVSRSRV